The Amycolatopsis sp. DG1A-15b genome window below encodes:
- a CDS encoding ABC transporter ATP-binding protein produces MVRSVGESEDREPALVQAKALVKRFGEFEAVRGIDVEVRRGEAFGFLGPNGAGKSSTMRMIACVSPRTDGDLRVLGLDPEVAGPRIRARLGVVPQQDNLDVELTVRENLLVYSRYFGLSRAAARSKADELLEFAQLGDRAGDKVDPLSGGMKRRLTIARSLVNDPELLLLDEPTTGLDPQARHLLWDRLFRLKAQGTTLIVTTHYMDEAEQLCDRLVVMDHGRVAAEGSPVELIRRYSTREVVELRFAPGEQVAAARQVDGLAERVEILPDRVLLYSGDGEDTLEHAHSRGVRPLSSLVRRSSLEDVFLRLTGRTLVD; encoded by the coding sequence ATGGTGCGAAGCGTGGGCGAATCGGAGGACCGGGAACCGGCACTGGTGCAGGCCAAGGCACTGGTGAAGCGCTTCGGCGAGTTCGAAGCCGTGCGCGGGATCGACGTCGAGGTGCGGCGCGGCGAGGCGTTCGGCTTCCTCGGCCCGAACGGCGCCGGCAAGTCGTCGACCATGCGGATGATCGCGTGCGTGTCACCCCGCACCGACGGTGATCTCCGCGTGCTGGGACTCGACCCGGAGGTCGCCGGGCCGCGGATCCGCGCGCGCCTCGGCGTGGTGCCGCAGCAGGACAACCTGGACGTGGAGCTGACGGTCCGGGAGAACCTGCTGGTCTACAGCCGCTACTTCGGCCTTTCGCGTGCGGCCGCGCGGAGCAAGGCCGACGAGCTGCTGGAGTTCGCTCAGCTCGGCGACCGGGCCGGCGACAAGGTCGACCCGCTGTCGGGCGGCATGAAGCGGCGGCTGACGATCGCCCGCTCGCTGGTCAACGACCCGGAACTGCTGCTGCTCGACGAGCCGACGACGGGCCTCGACCCCCAGGCCAGGCACCTGCTGTGGGACCGGCTGTTCCGGCTCAAGGCGCAGGGCACGACGCTGATCGTCACGACGCACTACATGGATGAAGCCGAGCAGCTGTGCGACAGGCTGGTGGTCATGGACCACGGCCGTGTCGCGGCCGAGGGCTCACCGGTCGAGCTGATCAGGCGGTATTCCACGCGCGAGGTCGTCGAGCTCCGGTTCGCGCCGGGGGAGCAGGTCGCGGCGGCCCGGCAGGTCGACGGGCTGGCGGAGCGGGTGGAGATCCTGCCGGACCGGGTCCTGCTCTACAGCGGCGACGGCGAGGACACGCTGGAGCACGCGCATTCCCGCGGGGTGCGGCCGCTGTCGAGCCTGGTGCGCCGCAGTTCGCTGGAGGACGTCTTCCTCCGGCTCACGGGCCGGACCCTGGTGGACTGA
- a CDS encoding phosphodiester glycosidase family protein — MLPFVALFATAFVVPAHADPLAAPLGTSPVEAAPAASSAHEGPAGFAAANPDDGLVTGSATTEVAPGLNLTQFDRFDPAGWIRGDTLAVDLGSKVLEPTYLSPGTVSARTPLSQQIARAGAVAGVNGDFFDISATGAPIGVGIDHGQLQTAPAAGHNLTASITDAGKAALASVFLEATVTLPGGTVRATNFNSPVLGADAIGVYTPLWGASGRATSVAGASRVREAELRDGVVTAVRTQPADGPIPAGTTVLLAREAGADALAALRPGDAAGVTYAPRSDAGKIAVAVGGNEVLLRDGVVQPVDDVALHPRTAAGFSADGRKLWLATVDGRQADSRGMTELELARHMKSLGADDAINLDGGGSSTLLARNEGEAAPSVRNSPSDGGERLVPNGIGFTTVPGSGKLTGFAPAPAVTTTGANRVLSGLTRHLVADGHDETGAAVAAEPRWSTSDLRRATVTRGVVTGHRAGDVDVVARSGRASGKAALSVLGKPVRLGTSTEQVALSATGARSTFKVYGYDADGYGTWLEPDDVKLDYDHSVVRVEPSGDGYAVTALTSSGATAITATAAGLTTHLAASAGTVAQVASPLDGPAGWTATVFPAVVGAALSAGPGHDGGAGLALDYRLTGTTATRAAYVTPSSPLPVPPGTQKLGVWVDSDGKGAWLRAELRDAANVASIVDLSLSVDWTGWRYVTAAIPAGLPAGQRLARFYAVENVPDQQYEGRLGFDDLTFEVAPTTAVPADPAPHDPALVTGGVPAGGLRVAVVSDAQFTADDPAGPLVAQARRALREAVAAKPDLVLINGDFVDRGTVPDFALARRVITDELDGKVPWYYVPGNHEAEGGNGLANFQAAFGVTHRVVDVHGIRLVLLDSSRGSLRAGGFDQVRMLRSALDSAAAEKSVRGVVVAMHHPVQDPSPTGNSQLGDRKEATLLTQWLTGFEQASGKPAAAVASHAGVFSLSRVDGVPYLVNGNSGKAPAAAPGDGGFVGWTLLRVDPADRGRPVRFETRPNVDALSLTGPASLAPGARAGVRATLRQGTRDVPVSYPVSAGWTVGRGVVSFDPSTGVLTALRPGVARLSVTVNGVTATLVVTVRG; from the coding sequence GTGCTGCCGTTCGTCGCCCTGTTCGCGACGGCGTTCGTCGTTCCCGCCCACGCCGACCCCCTGGCCGCGCCGCTCGGCACGTCCCCGGTGGAGGCCGCACCCGCCGCGTCGTCAGCCCACGAAGGCCCCGCCGGCTTCGCTGCCGCGAATCCCGATGACGGGCTCGTCACCGGCAGCGCGACCACCGAAGTCGCGCCCGGCCTGAACCTCACCCAGTTCGACCGGTTCGACCCGGCCGGCTGGATCCGCGGCGACACCCTCGCCGTCGACCTGGGCAGCAAGGTGCTCGAGCCGACGTACCTGAGCCCCGGGACGGTTTCCGCGCGCACGCCGCTGTCGCAGCAGATCGCGCGGGCGGGCGCGGTGGCCGGCGTCAACGGCGACTTCTTCGACATCAGCGCCACCGGCGCGCCGATCGGCGTCGGCATCGACCACGGACAGCTGCAGACCGCCCCCGCCGCCGGGCACAACCTCACCGCGTCGATCACCGACGCGGGCAAGGCCGCGCTGGCTTCGGTGTTCCTCGAAGCCACCGTGACGCTGCCCGGCGGCACGGTGCGGGCGACCAACTTCAACAGCCCGGTCCTGGGCGCCGACGCGATCGGCGTCTACACGCCGTTGTGGGGCGCTTCCGGGCGCGCGACCTCGGTGGCCGGGGCGTCCCGGGTGCGGGAAGCCGAACTCCGCGACGGTGTGGTCACCGCGGTGCGCACGCAGCCGGCGGACGGCCCGATCCCGGCGGGGACGACGGTGCTGCTGGCCCGCGAAGCCGGGGCGGACGCGCTCGCCGCGCTGCGGCCGGGTGACGCGGCCGGCGTCACCTACGCGCCACGCTCGGACGCCGGGAAGATCGCGGTCGCCGTGGGGGGCAACGAAGTCCTGCTCCGCGACGGCGTCGTGCAGCCGGTCGACGACGTCGCCCTGCACCCGCGGACGGCGGCCGGGTTCTCCGCCGACGGCCGGAAGCTGTGGCTGGCCACCGTGGACGGGCGGCAGGCCGACAGCCGCGGGATGACCGAGCTCGAACTGGCGCGGCACATGAAGAGCCTCGGCGCCGACGACGCCATCAACCTCGACGGCGGCGGGTCGTCGACACTCCTGGCGCGCAACGAGGGCGAAGCCGCGCCGAGCGTCCGGAACTCGCCGTCCGACGGCGGGGAACGCCTGGTGCCCAACGGGATCGGCTTCACGACCGTGCCGGGCAGCGGAAAGCTCACCGGCTTCGCCCCAGCGCCGGCCGTCACGACGACCGGCGCGAACCGCGTGCTGTCCGGCCTCACCCGGCACCTGGTCGCCGACGGCCACGACGAAACCGGCGCCGCGGTGGCCGCCGAACCGCGCTGGAGCACGTCGGACCTCCGGCGGGCCACCGTGACGCGCGGTGTCGTCACCGGGCACCGGGCGGGGGACGTCGACGTCGTCGCGCGCTCCGGCCGGGCGTCCGGGAAAGCGGCGCTTTCGGTGCTGGGCAAGCCGGTCCGGCTCGGCACGAGCACCGAACAGGTCGCGTTGTCGGCGACGGGCGCGCGAAGCACCTTCAAGGTCTACGGCTACGACGCCGACGGCTACGGCACCTGGCTCGAGCCCGACGACGTCAAGCTCGACTACGACCACTCGGTCGTGCGGGTCGAGCCGTCCGGTGACGGCTACGCGGTGACCGCGCTGACCTCCTCCGGCGCGACCGCGATCACCGCGACGGCCGCGGGCCTGACCACGCACCTGGCCGCGTCGGCCGGCACCGTCGCGCAGGTGGCGTCGCCGTTGGACGGTCCGGCGGGCTGGACGGCCACGGTGTTCCCGGCGGTCGTCGGCGCGGCGCTCTCCGCGGGACCCGGCCACGACGGCGGCGCCGGGCTGGCGCTGGACTACCGGCTGACCGGCACGACCGCGACGCGTGCGGCCTACGTGACGCCGTCCTCGCCGCTTCCGGTGCCCCCGGGGACGCAGAAGCTGGGGGTGTGGGTCGACAGCGACGGCAAGGGCGCGTGGCTGCGGGCGGAACTGCGTGACGCCGCGAACGTGGCGTCCATTGTGGACCTTTCGCTGAGCGTGGACTGGACGGGCTGGCGGTACGTCACGGCCGCGATCCCGGCCGGGCTGCCCGCGGGACAGCGCCTGGCGCGCTTCTACGCCGTCGAGAACGTGCCGGACCAGCAGTACGAGGGCCGGCTCGGGTTCGACGACCTGACCTTCGAAGTGGCGCCGACGACCGCCGTGCCCGCCGATCCGGCCCCGCACGACCCGGCGCTGGTCACCGGCGGCGTGCCGGCCGGTGGCCTGCGGGTCGCGGTGGTCAGCGACGCCCAGTTCACCGCCGACGACCCGGCGGGCCCGCTGGTCGCCCAAGCCCGGCGGGCGCTGCGCGAAGCCGTTGCGGCGAAACCGGACCTGGTGCTGATCAACGGCGACTTCGTCGACCGCGGCACGGTGCCCGACTTCGCGCTGGCCCGGCGGGTGATCACCGACGAGCTCGACGGCAAGGTGCCCTGGTACTACGTCCCGGGCAACCACGAGGCGGAAGGAGGCAACGGCCTCGCGAACTTCCAGGCCGCGTTCGGGGTCACGCACCGGGTCGTCGACGTCCACGGCATCCGGCTGGTGCTCCTGGACTCCTCCCGCGGCTCGCTGCGGGCGGGTGGGTTCGACCAGGTCCGGATGCTGCGGTCGGCCCTCGACTCGGCGGCGGCGGAGAAGTCCGTGCGCGGGGTCGTCGTCGCCATGCACCACCCGGTGCAGGACCCGAGCCCGACCGGGAACTCCCAGCTCGGCGACCGGAAGGAGGCCACCCTGCTGACCCAGTGGCTCACCGGGTTCGAGCAGGCGTCGGGCAAGCCGGCCGCCGCGGTGGCGTCGCACGCCGGCGTGTTCTCGCTGTCGCGGGTCGACGGGGTGCCGTACCTGGTCAACGGCAACTCGGGCAAGGCGCCCGCGGCCGCGCCCGGTGACGGCGGGTTCGTCGGCTGGACGCTGCTGCGCGTGGACCCGGCCGACCGCGGCCGGCCGGTGCGGTTCGAGACGCGGCCGAACGTCGACGCGCTGTCGCTGACCGGGCCCGCGTCGCTGGCGCCGGGTGCGCGCGCCGGCGTGCGGGCGACCCTGCGGCAGGGGACTCGCGACGTGCCGGTGTCGTACCCGGTGAGCGCCGGCTGGACGGTCGGCCGCGGCGTCGTTTCGTTCGATCCTTCGACGGGCGTGCTGACGGCGTTGCGGCCGGGGGTGGCACGGCTCTCGGTGACGGTCAACGGCGTGACGGCCACGCTGGTCGTCACGGTCCGAGGCTAA
- a CDS encoding maleylpyruvate isomerase family mycothiol-dependent enzyme, translated as MTTMPFAPRDYLPVLAELTGAFAETLRTADPGAAVPDCAGWTVTDLATHLGNVHRWAATVVRTGEVHPQDFAAGAGGDLMSWYAGSARLLLGELEAAEPGDPCWHFGGTGKTKAFWYRRQVHETAIHLADLGSDHVLDPAVAADGVDEVLGAMLPRVTRWHAVPRLPGPVTLRATDTGDVWTVHPGEPPALGPAASGGASVEASARDLLLRLWKRTGPDPRVAGEAAEALLAAPLTP; from the coding sequence ATGACGACGATGCCGTTCGCACCGCGCGACTACCTCCCGGTGCTGGCGGAGCTGACCGGCGCGTTCGCCGAGACCCTGCGGACAGCCGACCCGGGCGCGGCGGTGCCCGACTGCGCCGGCTGGACCGTCACCGACCTCGCGACGCACCTGGGCAACGTGCACCGCTGGGCCGCGACGGTCGTCCGCACCGGCGAGGTGCACCCGCAGGACTTCGCCGCCGGCGCGGGTGGCGACCTGATGTCGTGGTACGCCGGAAGTGCGCGGCTCCTGCTCGGCGAGCTCGAGGCCGCCGAGCCCGGTGACCCGTGCTGGCACTTCGGCGGCACCGGGAAGACCAAGGCCTTCTGGTACCGCCGCCAGGTGCACGAGACCGCCATCCACCTCGCCGACCTCGGCAGTGACCACGTGCTCGACCCCGCCGTGGCCGCGGACGGCGTCGACGAGGTTCTCGGCGCGATGCTGCCGCGGGTGACGCGCTGGCACGCCGTGCCCCGGCTGCCCGGGCCGGTCACCCTGCGCGCCACCGACACCGGCGACGTCTGGACCGTCCACCCCGGCGAGCCGCCCGCGCTGGGCCCCGCCGCTTCCGGCGGCGCGAGCGTCGAAGCTTCCGCGCGCGACCTCCTGCTGCGGCTGTGGAAGCGCACCGGGCCGGACCCGCGCGTCGCCGGCGAGGCCGCGGAAGCGCTCCTCGCCGCACCGCTGACCCCATGA
- the ndk gene encoding nucleoside-diphosphate kinase codes for MTERTLVLVKPDGVARGLVGEVISRIERKGLKLAAVELRTVPQALAEEHYAEHKERSFFGDLLEFITSGPLVALAVEGPRAIAAFRQLAGGTDPVEKATPGTIRGDFALETQYNLVHGSDSPESAERELKLWFPDL; via the coding sequence GTGACTGAACGCACGCTGGTCCTGGTCAAGCCCGATGGCGTCGCGCGCGGCCTCGTCGGCGAAGTCATCTCGCGGATCGAGCGCAAGGGCCTCAAGCTCGCCGCGGTCGAACTGCGGACCGTCCCGCAGGCGCTGGCCGAGGAGCACTACGCCGAGCACAAGGAGCGTTCGTTCTTCGGCGACCTGCTCGAGTTCATCACCTCGGGCCCGCTCGTCGCGCTCGCCGTCGAGGGCCCGCGCGCCATCGCCGCGTTCCGCCAGCTGGCCGGCGGCACCGACCCGGTCGAGAAGGCCACCCCGGGCACCATCCGCGGCGACTTCGCGCTGGAGACCCAGTACAACCTGGTCCACGGGTCGGACTCGCCGGAGTCGGCCGAGCGCGAGCTGAAGCTCTGGTTCCCCGACCTGTGA
- a CDS encoding alkaline phosphatase D family protein — translation MTEPNCHSRRTLLKAGLTGASAVAAGLVVPSTAFATVPLVRRDRPVLTHGVQSGDVTPGSAIVWSRADRPSRLVVEIARDPSFRHARRVPGPLVGPGSGGTGRVRVAALAPGTEYHYRVTAEALDGRATSEPLTGRFATAPVGRRDARILWSGDVVGQNWGINPALGGMTIFSAMAARCPDLFLHSGDTVYSDGPLTETVTLPGGRTWRNVVTPEKAKVAETLDEFRGQHAYNRLDDNFKRFAAQVPAYVQWDDHEVLNNWYPGKILDNPAYTEKRVDVLAPRAYQAFHEWHPIDSRRAVDGRVYRSFTYGSRVEIFVLDMRTYRNANTADQTKPGYILGDAQARWLADALGRSTATWKIVQADMPLGLVVPDGTNIEAVANNLPGAPGGRETELAWVLREIQRRRVRNVVWLTADVHYTAAHHYSPDRAAFQDFDPFWEFVSGPLNAGAFGPNALDPTFGPQAVFVHAPPAANTAPIDGFQHFGELNVDGASGDLTVDLRDATGASLWSKTLHPAGR, via the coding sequence ATGACCGAACCGAACTGCCACTCCCGCCGCACGCTCCTCAAGGCCGGGCTGACCGGCGCCTCCGCGGTCGCCGCCGGCCTCGTCGTGCCGTCCACGGCCTTCGCCACGGTCCCGCTCGTCCGCCGCGACCGGCCGGTGCTCACCCACGGCGTCCAGTCCGGCGACGTCACGCCGGGCTCGGCGATCGTCTGGTCGCGCGCGGACCGGCCGTCACGCCTGGTCGTCGAGATCGCGCGGGACCCGTCGTTCCGGCACGCCCGGCGCGTGCCCGGCCCGCTGGTGGGCCCCGGCAGCGGCGGCACCGGCCGCGTGCGCGTCGCGGCACTGGCACCCGGCACCGAGTACCACTACCGCGTCACCGCCGAAGCCCTGGACGGGCGCGCCACGAGCGAGCCGCTGACCGGCCGGTTCGCCACCGCGCCGGTGGGCCGCCGCGACGCGCGCATCCTGTGGTCGGGCGACGTCGTCGGCCAGAACTGGGGGATCAACCCGGCCCTGGGCGGGATGACGATCTTTTCCGCGATGGCCGCCCGCTGCCCGGACCTGTTCCTGCACAGCGGCGACACGGTGTACTCCGACGGCCCGCTCACCGAGACCGTCACCCTCCCCGGCGGCCGGACCTGGCGCAACGTCGTCACCCCGGAGAAGGCGAAGGTCGCCGAGACCCTGGACGAATTCCGCGGCCAGCACGCCTACAACCGGCTCGACGACAACTTCAAGCGCTTCGCCGCGCAGGTGCCCGCCTACGTCCAGTGGGATGATCACGAGGTCTTGAACAACTGGTACCCGGGCAAGATCCTCGACAACCCGGCCTACACCGAGAAGCGCGTCGACGTCCTCGCGCCGCGGGCGTACCAGGCGTTCCACGAGTGGCACCCGATCGACTCGCGCCGGGCCGTCGACGGCCGCGTCTACCGCAGCTTCACCTACGGCTCGCGCGTCGAAATCTTCGTGCTGGACATGCGGACCTACCGCAACGCCAACACCGCGGACCAGACGAAGCCCGGCTACATCCTCGGCGACGCGCAGGCGCGCTGGCTGGCCGACGCGCTCGGCCGCAGCACGGCCACCTGGAAGATCGTCCAGGCCGACATGCCGCTGGGCCTGGTCGTCCCGGACGGCACCAACATCGAAGCCGTGGCGAACAACCTGCCGGGCGCACCCGGTGGCCGGGAGACGGAACTGGCGTGGGTGCTGCGGGAAATCCAGCGCCGCCGCGTCCGCAACGTCGTCTGGCTGACCGCGGACGTCCACTACACCGCAGCGCACCACTACTCACCCGACCGGGCCGCCTTCCAGGACTTCGACCCGTTCTGGGAGTTCGTGTCCGGTCCGCTGAACGCGGGCGCGTTCGGGCCGAACGCGCTGGACCCGACGTTCGGTCCCCAAGCGGTGTTCGTGCACGCCCCGCCGGCGGCGAACACGGCCCCGATCGACGGCTTCCAGCACTTCGGCGAGCTGAACGTCGACGGCGCGAGCGGCGACCTCACGGTCGATCTCCGCGACGCCACCGGGGCGTCGCTGTGGTCGAAGACACTGCACCCGGCAGGACGCTGA
- a CDS encoding penicillin acylase family protein: MTHIRKALAIFAAALCLTTAAVTTLSTGVATAGEDSAKAVLRYTEHGIPHIVAKDFAGLGYGYGYAAATDNVCELAKIYVTVSAQRSRYFGPDGEGYPSLSEAKNNLHSDLFFQQLNDSGVVDRLVAQPAPQGPRPEVRQIVSGYVKGFNAFLARTGRSGITDPACRGADWVRPISEQDFYRHFYSIAVTGGLGFVTEGLFAAPPSGTATASPGTAAQLSASLRDGLGKGGLGSNGIAIGAEGTAAGKGSVLLGNPHYPWHDGRRFWQSQLTIPGRVDVAGASLLGMPFVMIGHTADAAWTHTVSTPVTFGLFEVPLAAGDPTTYVVDGKAEKMTSREVTVQVRQADGTLKPVRQTFWSTRYGPVLNDVGGFPVPWTAKSAYALRDANATNLRGLNTWFELDQARSTADVVRALSSTQGVPWVNTIATDRAGNALYADIQVVPHVTDELARSCSTPAGRETLAADGLAILDGSRSSCQWGSDPGALEPGIFAPSRLPQQQRRDYELNANDSAWLANARAPLTGFPRIVSDQDTERSPRTREALLTAEASKFTTDSMKKMLFADHSQFADLAAADLAKLCASFPGGQAPSSSGPVPVGPACTALANWDHTYSLDSRGSLLFQRFATRLGGLSRFTVPFDPKAPVTTPNTLNVGNPDVQKAFGDALAELHAAGLAPDARLRDGQAVTRNGERIPIHGAQGFLGVLNVMTPVWDPARGNTEVAHGSSFIQVVGFSGHGCPDTSTLLTYSQSANPASPYFSDQTKLYSRGEWVKGRFCEADILRSPALRIVVLR; encoded by the coding sequence ATGACGCACATCCGGAAGGCGCTGGCCATTTTCGCGGCTGCGCTGTGTTTGACAACAGCGGCGGTCACCACACTCAGCACCGGCGTCGCAACAGCCGGGGAAGACAGCGCGAAAGCCGTCCTGCGCTACACCGAACACGGCATCCCGCACATCGTCGCCAAGGACTTCGCCGGTCTCGGTTACGGGTACGGCTACGCGGCGGCGACCGACAACGTCTGCGAGCTCGCGAAGATCTACGTCACGGTGAGCGCGCAGCGGTCGCGGTACTTCGGCCCGGACGGCGAGGGCTATCCATCGCTGTCCGAGGCGAAGAACAACCTGCACAGCGACCTGTTCTTCCAGCAGCTCAACGACTCCGGCGTGGTCGACCGGCTGGTCGCGCAGCCCGCGCCGCAGGGACCGCGGCCCGAGGTCCGGCAGATCGTTTCCGGCTATGTCAAGGGGTTCAACGCCTTCCTGGCCCGCACCGGCCGGTCCGGGATCACCGATCCGGCCTGCCGCGGCGCGGACTGGGTCCGGCCGATCAGCGAACAGGACTTCTACCGCCACTTCTACTCGATCGCCGTCACCGGAGGCCTGGGCTTCGTCACCGAAGGGCTGTTCGCGGCGCCGCCGTCCGGCACGGCGACCGCGAGCCCGGGCACGGCCGCGCAGCTGTCGGCGAGCCTGCGTGACGGGCTCGGCAAGGGCGGGCTCGGCAGCAACGGCATCGCGATCGGCGCCGAGGGAACCGCGGCGGGCAAGGGCAGTGTGCTGCTCGGCAACCCGCACTACCCGTGGCACGACGGGCGGCGGTTCTGGCAGAGCCAGCTCACCATTCCCGGCCGGGTCGACGTGGCCGGGGCGAGCCTGCTCGGCATGCCGTTCGTGATGATCGGGCACACCGCGGACGCGGCCTGGACGCACACGGTGTCCACACCGGTCACGTTCGGCCTGTTCGAGGTGCCGCTGGCGGCCGGTGACCCGACGACGTACGTGGTCGACGGCAAAGCCGAGAAGATGACCTCCCGCGAGGTCACGGTCCAGGTGCGCCAAGCCGACGGGACGCTGAAGCCGGTCCGCCAGACCTTCTGGTCGACGCGGTACGGCCCGGTGCTGAACGACGTCGGCGGGTTCCCGGTGCCGTGGACGGCGAAGTCGGCGTACGCGCTGCGCGACGCCAACGCGACCAACCTGCGCGGGTTGAACACGTGGTTCGAACTCGACCAGGCGCGCAGCACGGCCGACGTCGTCCGCGCGCTCAGCAGCACGCAGGGCGTGCCGTGGGTGAACACGATCGCCACCGACCGGGCGGGCAACGCGCTCTACGCCGACATCCAGGTCGTCCCGCACGTCACCGACGAACTGGCCCGCAGCTGCAGCACACCGGCCGGGCGGGAGACGCTCGCCGCCGACGGACTGGCCATTTTGGACGGATCACGATCGTCCTGTCAGTGGGGTTCGGACCCGGGCGCGCTGGAGCCGGGGATCTTCGCGCCGTCGCGGCTGCCGCAGCAGCAGCGGCGGGACTACGAGCTGAACGCCAACGACAGCGCCTGGCTCGCGAACGCCCGGGCTCCGCTCACCGGTTTCCCGCGGATCGTCAGCGATCAGGACACCGAGCGCTCCCCGCGCACCCGCGAAGCGCTGCTCACGGCCGAAGCGAGCAAGTTCACCACGGACTCGATGAAGAAGATGCTCTTCGCCGACCACAGCCAGTTCGCCGACCTGGCGGCGGCAGACCTGGCGAAGCTGTGCGCGTCGTTCCCGGGCGGGCAGGCCCCGTCGTCGTCCGGCCCGGTCCCGGTCGGCCCCGCGTGCACCGCGCTGGCGAACTGGGACCACACGTATTCGCTCGACAGCCGGGGTTCGCTGCTGTTCCAGCGGTTCGCCACCCGGCTCGGCGGGCTGTCCCGGTTCACCGTGCCGTTCGACCCGAAGGCGCCCGTGACGACGCCGAACACGCTCAACGTCGGGAACCCGGACGTCCAGAAGGCGTTCGGGGACGCGCTCGCGGAGCTGCACGCGGCGGGACTGGCACCGGACGCCCGGCTGCGCGACGGCCAAGCGGTCACACGCAACGGCGAGCGCATCCCGATCCACGGCGCCCAGGGCTTCCTCGGGGTCCTCAACGTGATGACGCCGGTGTGGGACCCGGCACGGGGCAACACCGAGGTCGCGCACGGGTCCAGCTTCATCCAGGTGGTGGGGTTCAGCGGGCACGGGTGCCCGGACACCTCGACGTTGCTGACGTATTCGCAGTCGGCCAATCCGGCGTCGCCGTACTTCAGTGACCAGACGAAGCTCTACAGCCGAGGGGAGTGGGTGAAGGGCCGGTTCTGCGAAGCCGACATCCTGCGCTCCCCCGCGCTGCGGATCGTCGTGCTGCGCTGA
- a CDS encoding TetR family transcriptional regulator, whose translation MPRSGEEARRRLQQAALQLYEERGFDRTTTAEIAARAGVTERTFFRHFPDKREVLFDGEAALRADLTRSVADAPEGMPPLEVLIRAFRKAGSRLEENRPFAEPRLAVIAATPALRERDLAKAAAMADALAAALRERGVGDRLAALAAHVGWVTFHHAAGAWIRESERSLDEHLDEAFADLRALSAEASG comes from the coding sequence GTGCCACGCAGCGGAGAAGAAGCGCGCCGCCGCCTCCAGCAGGCGGCCTTGCAGTTGTACGAAGAGCGTGGTTTCGACCGGACCACGACGGCCGAGATCGCCGCCAGGGCCGGCGTCACCGAGCGCACGTTCTTCCGGCACTTCCCGGACAAGCGCGAAGTGCTGTTCGACGGCGAAGCCGCCCTGCGCGCGGACTTGACCCGGTCGGTGGCCGACGCGCCCGAGGGCATGCCGCCGCTCGAAGTCCTGATCCGCGCCTTCCGCAAGGCCGGGAGCCGCCTGGAGGAGAACCGGCCGTTCGCCGAGCCGCGGCTGGCGGTCATCGCCGCGACCCCGGCGTTGCGGGAGCGCGACCTGGCCAAGGCCGCGGCGATGGCCGACGCCCTGGCGGCGGCACTGCGCGAACGCGGAGTCGGCGACCGGCTCGCCGCGCTGGCCGCCCACGTCGGCTGGGTCACCTTCCACCACGCGGCCGGAGCCTGGATCCGGGAATCCGAGCGCAGCCTGGACGAGCACCTCGACGAGGCCTTCGCCGATCTGCGTGCGCTGTCGGCGGAGGCGAGCGGCTGA
- a CDS encoding SDR family oxidoreductase: MHVFVTGGSGLTGPAVVAELVAAGHAVTGLARSDRAAARLESLGATPHPGSLDDLDTLRSGAEAADGVLHMAFGGDFSDPDDMMRRDRTAIETLGRALAGSGKPFVSTSGTLVMPAGRVSTERDEPDPAGIAPFRIAGERACLAFAEQGVRASVVRLAPTVHGPADHGFIGMLVATARKTGKSAYVGDGGNRWPAVHRLDAAVLFRLALEAAPAGTVLHGTAENVPFRSIAETIGRGLDLPAVSLTPDEAAGHYASPFMASVYGFDAPVSSTFTQELLGWSPTRPTLLDDIERGDYLRAAS, translated from the coding sequence ATGCACGTCTTCGTCACCGGCGGTTCCGGCCTGACCGGCCCCGCCGTCGTCGCCGAACTGGTCGCGGCCGGCCACGCCGTCACCGGCCTCGCCCGTTCGGACCGGGCGGCCGCCCGGCTGGAATCGCTCGGCGCCACTCCGCACCCCGGCTCGCTCGACGATCTCGACACCTTGCGCAGCGGCGCCGAAGCCGCCGACGGCGTCCTGCACATGGCCTTCGGCGGCGACTTCAGCGACCCCGACGACATGATGCGGCGCGACCGGACCGCGATCGAGACGCTCGGCCGGGCGTTGGCCGGCTCGGGCAAGCCGTTCGTCAGCACGTCCGGCACCCTGGTCATGCCCGCCGGGCGGGTGAGCACCGAGCGGGACGAGCCCGACCCGGCCGGGATCGCGCCCTTCCGGATCGCGGGCGAGCGGGCCTGCCTGGCGTTCGCCGAGCAGGGCGTGCGCGCGAGCGTCGTCCGGCTCGCGCCCACCGTCCACGGCCCTGCGGACCACGGCTTCATCGGCATGCTCGTCGCCACCGCCCGCAAGACCGGGAAGTCGGCCTACGTCGGCGACGGCGGCAACCGCTGGCCCGCGGTCCACCGGCTCGACGCGGCGGTCCTGTTCCGCCTGGCCCTGGAAGCCGCTCCGGCCGGCACTGTGCTGCACGGGACCGCCGAAAACGTCCCGTTCCGGAGCATCGCCGAGACGATCGGGCGCGGCCTGGACCTGCCCGCGGTTTCGCTGACACCGGACGAGGCCGCCGGGCACTACGCGAGCCCGTTCATGGCCTCGGTCTACGGCTTCGACGCGCCCGTTTCCAGCACGTTCACGCAGGAGTTGCTCGGCTGGTCGCCCACCCGGCCGACCCTGCTCGACGACATCGAACGCGGCGACTACCTCCGGGCAGCGTCCTAG